Below is a window of Humulus lupulus chromosome 2, drHumLupu1.1, whole genome shotgun sequence DNA.
tatatacatactcaTATTTATATAAATTCTTCATGTTATTAATCTCAGGCATGTGAGGTGTTGTCGAAAccacaaaagtcactagcctacCTACTAGAGTCATACTGTGGTGTGACTACAAACAAATTGTTACAGGTGTGGCCCTAATTATGTTGTAATTTTTGTTCCTTGTTAGCCTGTCATAATGATACTTTTAATATTGTAAATTTCCTTTTCTTCAATTTATGTCGTCAGAGGTGAATCAAGGGAGTAAATTAAAATTACTTGTTACTAAACATTTTGATATGTTGGTGTAGCAACTCCAGAATACCTAAACTCACTGCTTAACCATTGTTTTATTGTATTATAGCGTGAAGACTGGAGACAACGTCCATTGTCAATGGAAATGGTGCAATATGCTCGAACTGACGCACACTATCTATTATACATTGTGAATTGTCTAATTGCTGAACTGGAACTACAGAAAAATGGTATGCCctcaacattttttttttgtgattagtTTCAGACTTTCAGTTCTTTTTTTCAAACTAGTTGGGAAAAGAGGAACAATATACCATGTAGTTATATTTCTAATTAGTAGTTTGTGGAACAAGTGCTAATATAGTGGCATGTTCTATGAGCTTAAGTAGTATGTATTCACTTATTATTTTTCCTCTCAAAGAGCAGAATTCCAGTTGACGTAGACTGATTATAATATGAGAGTTTTGCATGATATCAGCTATGAGATATGTTGTCATTCTTGATGAACGAGAGGGTTTTTCTTCACACATAAAATTCTTGTTGTAGATTAGCAAATATAAAATTCTGCACACATATTATTAACTAGTTACCCCATGCTTAGCTTATTTATTAAAAAACCTGTTCTAAACCTGCATGCGTTGTTCCTCGTGGATTTGGAATACTAAATATATTAATGTATCAGAAAAATCTTCCCCCGATGACAAATTCCATTTTGTTCTCGAGGCTAGTCGACGTTCAAACACAATGTGTTTGCAACTATACTCAAAAGAAATTGAAGCATCTCCTGGAGAATCTGCTGCTTTGTCAATATTTTCCCGTCGTCTGAATGGTCGAGGCAACTCATCAATTTCTGGTGGATTTCAGGTggttcctctctctctctctctctctctcaaataaATTGACAATGTCATCTCCATAAAGTTTTGTAATGCAGCAATGTTCTGTATTGATTTCAGGATGTGGTAAGGCGATTGTGTGCATGGAGAGATTTAATGGTAATCCTTTTTATAAGTTTAGCTACAAATGCGATAATCCTCCATCCCCTGTTAAAAAATATAACTCCATTAggacaaaaaataataattcatatgTTTATACACACACTCAGAATGAATTCTATATATTGAGCAGACATGTGTTTTACTATTTTCCAGGCCCGTGTACATGATGAGAGCTTGAGATATGTATTATCGGATCAAGCTATAATTGCTCTAGCGGACAATGTTCCTACTACTTCAAAGGATACATGTAGGGCTATTGCTGAAGCTGATTATATTGCAgattcgagtttcacctctgtcTACTCATCTCCGTCTCCTGTTGTTTACAGTCACTTAGATGATCTTTGTTATCTACTCCAAGATAAGATGGCCTACTCTGACATTTTTACAACAATTCTTCAAAAGTGTTTAGGCTCAAATGGGAGTTGTCCTCTATCAATATTCAATTATGCCTTGCTGGTTAGTTGTAATTTGAAATTGCCATTAGTTTCCAAACAAAAAGTGGTTAAAAATCCAAAGCAATTTACTAAGAAGGCTTCTCGAGCATTGTTTGTTCAAAAGTTTTCCTGCAAAGCTCCAGTTTATCATAATTGCAGGATTTATGCAAATGATGGTCGGCTGCTTTGTTACTGTGATCAGAAGAAGCTTGAATGGTTCGCAAGCACTTCTAGCCTTCTCTTTGAAATTTTATCTCAATATAAAATTTGTATGATAATAACATTCGTATTTCTTCAGGTATCTTCGTCGGGATTTAGCAAAAGTTGTTGATGAAAATCCTCCTGCCATTATGCTTCTTTTTGAACCCAAAGGTCGTCCAGAAGATGAAGATAATGATTTCTATATACAAAGCAAAAAGAACATATGTGTAGGTTGTGGTGAAAGAAATCATTATTTACGTTACCGTATAATTCCCTCATGTTACAGAATGCATTTTCCTGAGCATCTGAAAAGCCACCGTTCTCATGATATTGTCCTACTTTGTGTGGACTGCCATGAAGTTGCCCATGCAACTGCTGAAAAGTATAAAAAAGTAGTTGCTAAAGAATATGGAGTTCCACTTTTTGTCCGAAAAGTGGTTGATTTAGAAGAAAAACAACTTAAATCCGAGTCATCTGATTTAGCAAAACCATTGGAGGAGGCTGGTGTGTCTCCCTTACAGTTGCGAACAGCTGCAATGGCTCTATTACGGCATGGACCGAGGATGCCATCTGAGCGCCGTGAAGAACTGACAGAGGTAACAAAGCATATATTGTGCCTATTAAGTTTTGCCAAGACTATAGGAGCGAAAGTCATCTCTTTGTTTTATGATATGCTTTTAATTGGATAAACAGAAAACCATAACAATCTCTTAatactaacaaaaaataaatttgtgCTTGGTTTTTATCAATTGAACACCTCGATTGTGCTTAATATATTTATTGCTGATTAAGTCGGGTCATGTTTCCTGATCTCCCTAGAAGCTTTGCCTGTTAGTTGAGTTCACTCTGCTTATCTTTTCCATGATCATTTATCTTATACAGAATTTATTTGTAAACTCTTTGCAGATTGTTATGAAATATTATGGAGGAAGGGAGATTTCTCTGGAAGATTTGGAGAAAGCTTTATTGGTTGGCATGAATCCTTATGAGAGAAGACgacttaataaaaaaaaaggatttTCTTTTAACCATGCCAAAGACAGTTCCTTAACAGATATAGAGCAAGAAAATAGCTCCAGTAGCCTGACAACACCTACAATACCTGATGCAACAGCAGTTAATGTTTCAAATGTCCCCGATACTAAAGAAGAATCTGATTTTTCCATGGTAAAGGATGTTGATATACACCACAACTCTTCATACTCTGATTTGGGAACTGATGGAAATTCGCCAGCCATTGTTGAGAAGAGCTCAAACTCAAATGCATACAGAACTTCTGATGCAAGCAATGTCAGTAGTGTAAAGGACGATGGTGATTGTGTGAATAAAAGTACATCAAGTGGAAAAGTTGACGACTGTTCTACAAGAAGTGATGGAATTGTGCGTTCTAAACATAACTCAAAGTTGTCTCTATTAGGACATGGACCTCATGGGAAACAAGTTGTAGATTATATACTAGAAAATGAGGGTGATGAAGGTATTGGTCAGTTTTGTCAAAAATGGAGACAAGTATTTGTGGAAGCTGTTCACCCTCGTTTCTTACCTGCTGGCTGGGATATTATGCACAGGTACAACCACCTTAATGCTTGTAGCGTAACTTAGTTACATTGTTATAAATTGTATTGTATAGTATCATATTTAATTATGTTGATACCTTTATGTTGCTTCTTGGTTTTCATTCAAAATTTATTCCACTACATTGGTATGTATAAGTATGTTATAGTTGCTAAATGTTTGTGTTTGTATCCCAAGGGTTTAATTATGGGGCCTGCTTTTGTCAGTGGTAGGAGGGGATTCGGAGAGTTCAGCGTCTACAACCCTTCCAACACAGCATCTGACAGTACCAAGACTAGATGAACTCAGATGGAATGGAGCTAAACCTGTAGTAAAACTTCTGTTTTCATGACCAAACATAGAAATATGAACAACAGCTTGTTTTTGCTTTtcattctcatttttattttccAATATGAAAAAGGAGAAACTCCAGTCTTGAGCTACAGTTTATCATGTTTGACAATCTCCTACCGGTGAGATTTCTTTCATGATCGTGAACACATGTTTTATCAGTTCGTACCAAATTTCTCGTCATTTGACTGGTGACCACCTTAGTTCCTCGCTATTTTCAACGAACAAGAAACATGTACAACTGACATTTATATTTTTCTTCTTCAGTGTTGTATATTTCAACTAGTTGTGCAGTTAAAAGAATTTATAAAGCTATGCCTAGGGAGCACCAATTTTCTAAATTATCTTGTTCTGGCTTCAAAGATGCAAATGACAAGTCATTTATATTAAAACGATGGTTCACCTATTCTTTATTTTCGACATTATGTTAGTTATTGTTTCTGAATTTGGTAACCTTAAAATGAAAAAAAGTTTGAAAATATTTGGAGATTTTGGAAACATTGATTTTGAAACtcaaaaaatatgaaatttaGAGAATTAAAGATTAGCGGGCCTTGAAGTTTACAATAACGGATCATGAACAATTAGAAATGTCATTTTGGTATAGATTTCTCTTTCATTCAATTGTTAAAAtctgtccaaaaaaaaaaaaatcaacacccTGCCACCAAAATTAATGCACAAAgtcttctttttttccttttctgattctCTGGTGTTCCAAATTTTCTTAATATTACTTTAAAAAATAAGTTCCTAGGAAGCCGCCCAACCTACCTCAGCACTCTCCCCCTAACTTTCACGATAATGAAGTTGCAAAAGATTTCAATATCGTGAAGAAATTTATCAAGTTCTTGTCTTGTTCCTGTAACAATAGGAGGGAAGACTGCGATACTGAGCCCCCAAATAAGATGGCAGGAAAGCTGTGAACTTCCACCAATCCAAGCCTTCAAAAAGCTCGAGTCTTTTGAAGATATCTGTCAGAGAAAACTAAAAGCCAGCATCAGCCTCAGcacttgattgttattatttcAAAGATTGCATGGTAAGAACTGACCAGTTCTAGCTTTGTTTCCACTAGAGTAGCAACAGTTGAGATTTGTGATCGATGCCATTGAAAATAAAAGTTCCACACATGGGTATAAATTGCCTTGTTATGAGCTGTCATGACAGTGTCAAACATTTTCATGTTGCATGTTAGGAACAACCCTTCTCAGTTTTCAGTAACCTGCAAATCAATGTGTGAGTGCTAGGAACAAAACCTTAATCACTTCTTGTGATGCTATCCCTCCAATGAAAGCAGCAACGGCATGCAGCTCTGCAGCACCATATCGACACATCTCACTAATAAGGTCCTCAGTTAATGTTAATCCATTGCAACCCAAGTCTCCAAGTAAGCCAACAGCTGTAGTCTTCAATCGGGATATGTCCTCATCCATGGCACTGCAGGAAAATGACCACTTTGAGCATGCAAAGCATGTGTCATGAATTATAACATCAATTTGTATGAAAGCTCACAAATCTTAACCATTACCCATCAAACTGTCCTGGAAAACTGTTATAATTGGCAGCAAACCTATCAACAGCTCTAAGCAGAATGTAGAATCCCACAGCAACACTGCCAGAGGTATAAACAGGAAACAGTCAGTTCTAATCAAGATAATTGTTCTTGACTACATTCTTCTCTTTTTATTCATTTTTCCTTTATCCTATTAGGGTGGGAGGGTAAACTGAGGTGCATGATAGAAATAAGTCATCAGAAGATTAAACAAAATCAGCACAACAGGTATAAGAATTTCAACCAAATTAATTCTACCATCTTGTAAAAGATTCATAAATCTAATTTAATTCAACTCCTACCAAAGACAAAACTCAGATACAACAAGATTACTATCATTCAACAAATCCCATTATTTAAATCTATCGTTGGAGTGCAAGGCACCTTGACAAAAGTAACATTCCATGATTTCGCTGAACAATGTCAATGAACATGATGACAAAAGCTTAACAAATGAAATCCACCTGTAATCTTCATCTGTAATGTACTTCTGTAATTCTGACAACAACGGAGAATTGAATTCATCTTCAATAAGGCGATATCTACAGATCTACAAGGTGAGAATCAGTACATAAcaaatatacatgtatatatatatatgctatacCCACATAATACGATACACTACTACGTCAAGTTCCTAATATGCTGATATGATCAACAAGTGACAGCTTTCGAAAGAGAGAGGCCTTGTATAAATTGGAACTACCAATGTGGCACAGCAAAGACAAATTAAGAAACATACTATTTATTTCCTTTCACACAAAAAAAAAGCCCAACTGGATCTAGATAATTTTCAATAGCTCAACAACTTCTGTATATCATGTCATATAAATGAAGTTACATATATAATCCAACAGCCAAAGCTAGAAATATAACAGTGGAAAATATCTTCTCCAATGTAACAGCAAATATATCAAATTCTGTTTGAGCTTCATTTTTTAAATCATTTCCAGAATAGCATGGGATCCCTCAATAGGTTAGTAAGAAACTATTTAAAGATGTCTAAACTTTCCTCAAAAGGTTAGCGCACCAGAAGAAACTTAAGGTCTATAACCCTCATTATTAACTAGTGTCTGTTTGCAGTGCAAATTATGAAATAAATGTAGACTAGAAGATCAAGTGAGAGATAATTTACTTACTCTTAGTTTTCTTGCATTCTTACAAAAGCTCTTTATAATTGCCTTTGAGATACTATTAGGATCTTTACCAATTTTCTTCAGAATATTCCTAACCCGTTGCTCAATTGCAAGAAAATCAGCCTCAGCCTTGGCTAGGTAGATATTCTGCAAATTCACATAACACCTGCACAGATTTTATTCAGATTTACTATTAAAAATGTACCTATCCAACAGTACTCAAATGGAGAGACGGAATAGCATCATAATATGAACTATGTAGATTGGAGAGAATTTAGTTGACTAACTCGGTTGAGGATGTCATATCTGGTATCGATCCCTCCAGGGGTGCCTCCCCACCACCTTCATTTTTTATGAATTCCTGAAATACCGTACAAAAGACACTTCAAATCTTAGAACTTTTAAGAGTCACATAAAAGATATacaatgataattaattatctgaTTCTAAATTTAGGActtcaaatataaaaataaaatttgtaggGACTAGATCCAACAGTGCTCTACAAAGATAATTACAActatttcaaaacccaaaaaagtAGTAAGTATATAAATACTGTGGTTGAATCCAAGCCCTGCCTTT
It encodes the following:
- the LOC133817574 gene encoding protein RRP6-like 3 isoform X1; the protein is MEKLGGKLKVLLSIVSVSALSILIIAEYRRRRTLKCSRSSCYLQADHKPQCSFKRVLADNAYSLFKHFKITTDSANAEKSLNMHPYEAEITSLLENPRLEGLELVGEKINMKMNESYIWVETELQLMELVTILSKERAFAVDTEQHSLRSFLGFTALVQVSTLQEDYLIDTIALHDFMGHLRPVFANPSICKVFHGADNDVLWLQRDFHIYVVNLFDTAKACEVLSKPQKSLAYLLESYCGVTTNKLLQREDWRQRPLSMEMVQYARTDAHYLLYIVNCLIAELELQKNEKSSPDDKFHFVLEASRRSNTMCLQLYSKEIEASPGESAALSIFSRRLNGRGNSSISGGFQDVVRRLCAWRDLMARVHDESLRYVLSDQAIIALADNVPTTSKDTCRAIAEADYIADSSFTSVYSSPSPVVYSHLDDLCYLLQDKMAYSDIFTTILQKCLGSNGSCPLSIFNYALLVSCNLKLPLVSKQKVVKNPKQFTKKASRALFVQKFSCKAPVYHNCRIYANDGRLLCYCDQKKLEWYLRRDLAKVVDENPPAIMLLFEPKGRPEDEDNDFYIQSKKNICVGCGERNHYLRYRIIPSCYRMHFPEHLKSHRSHDIVLLCVDCHEVAHATAEKYKKVVAKEYGVPLFVRKVVDLEEKQLKSESSDLAKPLEEAGVSPLQLRTAAMALLRHGPRMPSERREELTEIVMKYYGGREISLEDLEKALLVGMNPYERRRLNKKKGFSFNHAKDSSLTDIEQENSSSSLTTPTIPDATAVNVSNVPDTKEESDFSMVKDVDIHHNSSYSDLGTDGNSPAIVEKSSNSNAYRTSDASNVSSVKDDGDCVNKSTSSGKVDDCSTRSDGIVRSKHNSKLSLLGHGPHGKQVVDYILENEGDEGIGQFCQKWRQVFVEAVHPRFLPAGWDIMHSGRRGFGEFSVYNPSNTASDSTKTR
- the LOC133817574 gene encoding protein RRP6-like 3 isoform X2, which translates into the protein MEKLGGKLKVLLSIVSVSALSILIIAEYRRRRTLKCSRSSCYLQADHKPQCSFKRVLADNAYSLFKHFKITTDSANEKSLNMHPYEAEITSLLENPRLEGLELVGEKINMKMNESYIWVETELQLMELVTILSKERAFAVDTEQHSLRSFLGFTALVQVSTLQEDYLIDTIALHDFMGHLRPVFANPSICKVFHGADNDVLWLQRDFHIYVVNLFDTAKACEVLSKPQKSLAYLLESYCGVTTNKLLQREDWRQRPLSMEMVQYARTDAHYLLYIVNCLIAELELQKNEKSSPDDKFHFVLEASRRSNTMCLQLYSKEIEASPGESAALSIFSRRLNGRGNSSISGGFQDVVRRLCAWRDLMARVHDESLRYVLSDQAIIALADNVPTTSKDTCRAIAEADYIADSSFTSVYSSPSPVVYSHLDDLCYLLQDKMAYSDIFTTILQKCLGSNGSCPLSIFNYALLVSCNLKLPLVSKQKVVKNPKQFTKKASRALFVQKFSCKAPVYHNCRIYANDGRLLCYCDQKKLEWYLRRDLAKVVDENPPAIMLLFEPKGRPEDEDNDFYIQSKKNICVGCGERNHYLRYRIIPSCYRMHFPEHLKSHRSHDIVLLCVDCHEVAHATAEKYKKVVAKEYGVPLFVRKVVDLEEKQLKSESSDLAKPLEEAGVSPLQLRTAAMALLRHGPRMPSERREELTEIVMKYYGGREISLEDLEKALLVGMNPYERRRLNKKKGFSFNHAKDSSLTDIEQENSSSSLTTPTIPDATAVNVSNVPDTKEESDFSMVKDVDIHHNSSYSDLGTDGNSPAIVEKSSNSNAYRTSDASNVSSVKDDGDCVNKSTSSGKVDDCSTRSDGIVRSKHNSKLSLLGHGPHGKQVVDYILENEGDEGIGQFCQKWRQVFVEAVHPRFLPAGWDIMHSGRRGFGEFSVYNPSNTASDSTKTR
- the LOC133817574 gene encoding protein RRP6-like 3 isoform X3, giving the protein MEKLGGKLKVLLSIVSVSALSILIIAEYRRRRTLKCSRSSCYLQADHKPQCSFKRVLADNAYSLFKHFKITTDSANAEKSLNMHPYEAEITSLLENPRLEGLELVGEKINMKMNESYIWVETELQLMELVTILSKERAFAVDTEQHSLRSFLGFTALVQVSTLQEDYLIDTIALHDFMGHLRPVFANPSICKVFHGADNDVLWLQRDFHIYVVNLFDTAKACEVLSKPQKSLAYLLESYCGVTTNKLLQREDWRQRPLSMEMVQYARTDAHYLLYIVNCLIAELELQKNEKSSPDDKFHFVLEASRRSNTMCLQLYSKEIEASPGESAALSIFSRRLNGRGNSSISGGFQDVVRRLCAWRDLMARVHDESLRYVLSDQAIIALADNVPTTSKDTCRAIAEADYIADSSFTSVYSSPSPVVYSHLDDLCYLLQDKMAYSDIFTTILQKCLGSNGSCPLSIFNYALLVSCNLKLPLVSKQKVVKNPKQFTKKASRALFVQKFSCKAPVYHNCRIYANDGRLLCYCDQKKLEWYLRRDLAKVVDENPPAIMLLFEPKGRPEDEDNDFYIQSKKNICVGCGERNHYLRYRIIPSCYRMHFPEHLKSHRSHDIVLLCVDCHEVAHATAEKYKKVVAKEYGVPLFVRKVVDLEEKQLKSESSDLAKPLEEAGVSPLQLRTAAMALLRHGPRMPSERREELTEIVMKYYGGREISLEDLEKALLVGMNPYERRRLNKKKGFSFNHAKDSSLTDIEQENSSSSLTTPTIPDATAVNVSNVPDTKEESDFSMVKDVDIHHNSSYSDLGTDGNSPAIVEKSSNSNAYRTSDASNVSSVKDDGDCVNKSTSSGKVDDCSTRSDGIVRSKHNSKLSLLGHGPHGKQVVDYILENEGDEGIGQFCQKWRQVFVEAVHPRFLPAGWDIMHRV